A region of Lycium barbarum isolate Lr01 chromosome 1, ASM1917538v2, whole genome shotgun sequence DNA encodes the following proteins:
- the LOC132637128 gene encoding uncharacterized protein LOC132637128: MPPKRKATMAEKAKRVAASRVERELEEEESHNEAPPQTVPTPSAPAEQGRVPAPAPAPPVPPAAAPGHQMAEAIQLLTQLVAAQAQRQDVDTGDRAVSARARDFITLKPPEFYGSKPEEDPQSFIDEMLRTLGIIHASDTESVELASYRLRDVAVLWYNSWISSRGANAPPPVWQEFTEAFLRHFLPPEVRRARADMFLHLRQGNMSVREYSLRFNSLARYAPAMIADSGDHVHRFVSGLGPHLVKECLTASLQDGMTITRIQAHAQNLEEQYQSRREERYPYRGSRKRGRFSRTRSEYRGGQAQGQFGY; this comes from the coding sequence atgccgccgaagagaaaggctacgatggccgagaaagccaagagggtggcggccagcagagttgaacgggagctagaagaagaagaatctcataatgaggctccccctcagactgttcctacTCCctctgcaccggcagagcagggaagagttccagctccagcccccgcacctccagttccaccggcagcagctccgggccatcagatggcagaggccatccaattattgacccagttagtcgccgcacaagctcaACGGCAAGATGTAGAcacgggagacagggcggtaagcgcaagggcccgagactttattaccctgaagccgccagagttctatggatcaaaaccagaggaggacccgcagagttttatagatgagatgctgaggactctggggatcatacatgcttcggatacggagtccgtagagttggcttcatacaggctgcgggatgtggcagttctgtggtataatagctggatatcttcgaggggagcaaatgcaccccctccggtttggcaggagtttactgaggctttcctacgacatttcctaccgccagaggttcgacgggctcgagccgatatgttcttgcacctgagacagggaaatatgagtgtccgagaatacagccttcgtttcaactcgctagccaggtatgcccctgccatgatagctgatagtggagaccatgtgcaccggtttgtaagtgggctagggccacatttagttaaggaatgcttgacggcttcactccaggatgggatgactattacccgcatccaggcccacgcccaaaatttggaggaacaatatcagtcacggagagaggagcgttatccatataggggttccagaaaaaggggcaggttttccaggactaggagcgagtacagagggggacaggcacaggggCAATTCGGGTACTGA